One bacterium genomic window, AAGTCCCGCGCTCATCGCGGTCCAGGAACCGCCTGAGTTCGCGCTCCGGTAAACGCCGGTCTTAGTCCCAGCAAAGACCGTCTCCGGCGCCGATGGATGGACCAGTACCGCCTGCGCGGTATCCAGTCCGCAGTCGGTCCAGTTCGCGCCACCATTGGTCGACTTAAATACGCCATCAGTCGTGCCGGCATATAGAATATTGCAGCTTACAGAGTTGATCCCGATCGCGTTGACGATCCCGCTCAAGCCGGTCGACGATAAGACCCAGCTCGAGCCGGCATTGGTGCTCTTGAATAAACCAGGATTACCGCCCGCGTACACGACATTGGTGTTGGACGGATCGACCGCCAGAGCGTAGGTGAAACCACCGGTTGTCGTCAGTATCGACCTCGACCACATCCCGCCGCCGTCGGTGGATTTCGACACCGACATCTGGTAGTTGACGCCGTTATAATAATCACCGCCACTGTAATACACAAGGTTGTTAATGGGATCCGCGACCAGTGCGCCGCCATCCGTATAATAATTGCTGTCG contains:
- a CDS encoding T9SS type A sorting domain-containing protein, whose amino-acid sequence is MIDSNYYTDGGALVADPINNLVYYSGGDYYNGVNYQMSVSKSTDGGGMWSRSILTTTGGFTYALAVDPSNTNVVYAGGNPGLFKSTNAGSSWVLSSTGLSGIVNAIGINSVSCNILYAGTTDGVFKSTNGGANWTDCGLDTAQAVLVHPSAPETVFAGTKTGVYRSANSGGSWTAMSAGLDNLDVTSLGINPNFYLFCGTRGCGMYASSLAIGVEEAGGEQTREQGLSVFPNPFSKQLTIHYALSTKDEKAVLRIFDAAGRLVRSYSLSGAYSIVPSVITWYGDDEAGRPVPAGIYFCRLDGAQPSVLEKLIFLR